The window TTTCATTTCAGCATACTGCGTCGGATCATCTGATAGTAAATTTTCCTGTCGTTCTTCCGGTACAACAAATCGATTCCGTTGTGATTTTTTATCATGGTGAGCCGGGTGTTTCCGGTTTTGGGTCATTTGAAATTGATGATCACCACGGTTCTCCGATTTTGTGGACACTTTCCGAGCCTTATGGATCAAAGGAATGGTGGCCTTGTCATCAGGATTTGAATGATAAAATTGATACACTGGATGTTATTGTCACGACACCTTCTCAATACAAAGTCGCGGGAAATGGTGTATTGAAAGATGAATATACAATCGGAACAAACAGGATTACACATTGGCAATCGACCTATCCCATTGCTGCTTATCTGGTAGGAGTTGCTGTAAGTAATTATTCAATTATTTCGGACACCTTACATCTCAGCGATGGCACTTTATTGCCTGTTGTTAATTATGTTTATCCGGAAGATTCCGCGAGACAACACTCGAAAATAATCAATGACCGGTTTTATGATGTGCTTTTGTATTTTGACAGTTTGTTTGGAACTTATCCATTCAGCAAAGAGAAATACGGACAGACACAGTTTGGATGGGGAGGAGGGATGGAACATCAGACCATGAGTTTCATTGGCAATTTTGATCCTTCTTTACTTGCGCATGAACTCGCTCATCAGTGGTTTGGTGATAAGATTACCTGTGGAACATGGCAGGATATCTGGTTGAATGAAGGTTTTGCAACTTATCTGCAGGGGTTAGGACGAAAAAGAATTGTTCCTTCTACTTGGGCTTCCTTTCTGACAGGACTATCAAACACGATCACTTCCAAACCTGATGGCTCTGTTTTTTGCGCGGATACTACTGATGTTGGAAGAATTTTTGATTACCGGCTAACTTACAGCAAAGGTGCTTATGTTCTGCATATGTTACGTTGGGTACTTGGAGATTCTGTTTTCTATTCTTCGATTCGCAGTTACATCAGTGACCCTGGGCTTATTTATTCGTATGCAAAAACGGATGACCTGAAAAGACATCTGGAAACTGTAAGCGGAAAAGACCTGAGTGATTTTTTGATCAATGGTTTTATGGATCAGGTTATCCATCCTATCATTTGGAATGGAACCAACAGAATAATGTTGTTGATTTGACTATTGAACAGACACAATCCGATACTTCGGTAGAATTTTTTCAGATGCCTGTTCCTGTTGAGTTTTCCGGACTTAATGAAGACACGATCATTGTATTTGATCATCTTTATCCGGGTCAGACATTTTCTTTCAATTTGAATTTTGAAATAAAAAATATTTTCTTCGACCCTGAACGTTGGATATTAAGCGCTGAAAATTCAGTCATTTCAACCCGACAGAAGAACGCATCGGAATATCCGGTATTACTTTTTCCAAATCCCGCTCAGGATCATGTCTCCGTTTATTTTAGCGAACAGGGTTTCCCGGTTTTGTCGGCCCGAATTATTGATGCAACAGGAAGAATAGTAAAGAAAGTGAATTTTGATTTTCCTTCTTCAAATGTGGATTTTGAAATTTCTTCACTAGCCGTTGGTTTCTACATTATCGAAGTCGAAACCTTCGATCGTTTGACAAATCTTCATTTTGTGAAATCACGATAATTGTTGTCGTAGTTGTCCTTTTTCACCAAGTGAATCCTTCCATTCGCCTTGAAGTATCGTTTTTATTCAGATTTCAAGTGTTTTTTCATACATGATCTTTTTCCTTTTCCTTGCATTCAGGACCTTTTCAAATTATTTTTACAATCTGCGAAAACCCCCCATTTCCTGAGTGAATAGTTATGCCCGGTACATACCTTGAAGGTATTGTGCATGCGAATATTGTAATTGATACACAATGAAAAAGAAACCGTTATTCCATTTTTCTGAAATTACCTCCAAGGTGTTCCTTCTCTTGTTTGTGATCGTGTTCTTTTTACAGAGCAAATCATTTTCTCAGGGAAGTTCAGCTTCGCTCTGGAATGTGATACCTGAATCATCCATTGAGAACGCTGATAAAAGAGAGGAGAAGCCTGTCGCTTACAAAACATATTCACTGGATTTGCAAGCTATGCAATCTCTTTTGCAAAACGCGCCGATGGAAGGGACATCAAATGGAAGGATTAGTCAAACCGTTGTTGAAATTCCCATGCCGGATGGCAAGCTTTCGAGATTTCGTGTTGTTGAATCACCGGTGATGGAACCTGCATTGGGTAGAATGTATCCTTTCATTCGTACTTTTTCCGGACAAGGAATTGATGATCCGACAGCTGTAGCCAGATTTGATTACACCTTGTTTGGTTTTCATTCGATGATTATGTCGGCAAATGGCTGGTACTTTATTGAACCATTCATTTTGGGAAATACAAAAGATTACATCGTTTACAATAAAAAGGATACCAGAAGAACCGACAATTGGATTTGTGAAGTGGATAGTACATTTCAAATTTCCGGTATACAAAATCCGCAACAATCTTCAGTTTACAGAACCAATGGAGCTTCATTGAGAACCTATCGTCTGGCACTTGCCTGTACAGGTGAATATGCGGCTACTTATGGTGGAACAGCAGGTGGTGCGATGTCCGGGATGGTAACATCAGTGAATCGTGTGTCGGGCGTTTATGAATTGGAAGTTTCCATCCGTCTTGTATTGATTGCAAACGATAATTTACTTGTTTACACAAATGCCGCTACCGATCCCTATACAAACGGATCAGGCACGACGATGTTGACTGAGAATATCAACAACATTAATGCTGTCATCGGAAGCGCGAATTACGACATCGGACATGTATTCAGCACAGGTGGAGGTGGAGTAGCGGGACTGGGTGTTGTATGCGGAACATCAAAAGCCCGCGGTGTAACAGGACGAGGTTCACCAATCGGTGATGCATTTGATATCGATTATGTCGCGCATGAAATGGGACATCAGTTTGGAGGCAATCATACATTTAACAGTGTCACCGGTTCTTGTGGCGGAGGGAACAGAGCAGCTTCAGCGGCATATGAACCGGGGTCCGGTACAACGATTATGGCTTATGCAGGAATTTGTGGTGCGGATAATATCCAGCCCAACAGTGATGCAATATTTCATACTAAGAGTTTTGATGAAATTGTGATTTACAGTACAACAGGAACAGGTAACACTTGTCCTGTCACGACTGCCAATGGAAATACCGTTCCAACCATTACAAGTGCAGGAGCGAATTATACAATTCCTTATTCAACTCCGTTCAAACTTACAGGGTCTGCCACGGATGCAAACGGTGATGCGCTTACTTATCTTTGGGAAGAATACGATGTCACTGCGACAGGAAGTGCTCCGAATAGCCCAACGGGTAACTCTCCGATTTTTCGGGTTTTTGTTCCGACAACTGACCCGACACGTGTCTTCCCTCGCATGCAGGATATTGTAAATAATACACAGACACTTGGTGAGCTTTTGCCAACTTATGCGCGTACATTGAATTTCAGATTTACTGTTCGCGACAATCGTCTCGGTGGAGGAGGAGTGAACCATCCTGATACCACAGTGAAAGTAACAGTTGCAGTTACAACAGCACCTTTTGCTGTCACTGCACCAAATACCGCGGTCACCTGGAATACAGGTACAGTACAAACTGTTACCTGGCAAGTGGGAGGAAGTAATCTGTCTCCTGTAAGTTGCGCGAATGTGAACATCCTTTTATCAACTGACGGAGGTTATACTTATCCGATTACACTACTTGCCAATACTCCGAATGACGGGTCACAGGCAATCACGGTTCCGGTTGTTCTTACTTCCCAGGCAAGGGTAAAAGTTGAAGCTGTTGGGAATATCTTTTTTGATATCTCAAATACAAACTTCAATATCATTACTTCGAACCCTGTAGTGACTGCTATTTTCACTACAGCTCTTCCTTCGTCATCTATTTGTGCAGGCGGACAGGTCAATGTTGATTTCACTACTGATGGACCGGCTAATAGCGGAAACATTTTTACCGCTTATCTGTCTGACAATACAGGTGATTTCACAAATGGAGTCAGTATCGGTACACTTGCAGGTACAAGTGCCGGTACGATCAGTGCAATCATTCCTGCAGGAACTGTTTTGGGCGGAAATTACTTTATCCGAGTCGTTAGTTCAAATCCGGTAGTGACAGGTTCGAACAATGGAGCAAATCTGATTGCAATCGCGCCACCGGCAATTCCGGGAGCTGTCAGTGGTACTGCTACCGTTTGTCAGGGGCAAAGCGGAGTAGTATATTCTGTTCCTGCGATTGCGAATGCGACGGGCTACGCATGGTCATTACCCGCAGGAGCAAGCATTACTGCAGGGTCAAATACGAATTCCATTACAGTGACTTTTTCCGCATTAGCAGTTTCAGGTTCTGTTACAGTTCAAGGAACAAATGCCGGTTGTAGCGGATCAGTGTCATCGCCCTTTGCTGTGGTTGTGAATCCTATTCCTGTTTTAAGTGCAATCACCGGTTCGAAAACAGCTTGCGCCGGGCAGAGTTCTTATGTTTATTCAGTTACAGCTACAGCAGGAACTACAGGTTTCAACTGGACACTACCTACAGGAGCAACGATCAGTGCAGGAGCGAATACGAATACCATCACAGTGAATTATGCTTCAAATGCGGTATCAGGTACACTGATTGTATACGGGTCAAATTCCTGTGGGAATAGCACAACGGTTTCTTCTTTCATCAATGTTGTTCCGCTTCCACAGACACCTGTGATCAGTGCAGGTGGTCCGACTACATTTTGTTCGGGTGGATCCGTGCAACTTTCGTATGTTCCGACAGGAAATACAGTGTACAACTGGAGACAGGACGGTGTTTTGATTCCGGGTGCAACATCCAGCACATATAGTGCAACCACTTCAGGTAATTATGATGTAATTGCTGATTCAATAAAACCTTTCAGCATCGCGCCTGCGCTGGCTATTCCTGATTTCAATGCATGCGCGAATGCTACTAGCAGTATTGTGGTATCCGGATACACCGGGACAGTTACTTCTTCCGGTATCAGTGTTCGCATCAACATCACGCATACTTACGATGCCGATTTAAGTCTGGTGCTTATTGCTCCGAATGGAATGATCCTCGGATTAGCCAATCAAATAGGAAGCAGCGGAGATAATTTTACCAAT of the Bacteroidota bacterium genome contains:
- a CDS encoding M1 family metallopeptidase — its product is MTYDVTGARCEWNLDPEIRYISGSVMTKFIPVGNSLQQMDFDLSHLLTVDSVLYHGALISFQHTASDHLIVNFPVVLPVQQIDSVVIFYHGEPGVSGFGSFEIDDHHGSPILWTLSEPYGSKEWWPCHQDLNDKIDTLDVIVTTPSQYKVAGNGVLKDEYTIGTNRITHWQSTYPIAAYLVGVAVSNYSIISDTLHLSDGTLLPVVNYVYPEDSARQHSKIINDRFYDVLLYFDSLFGTYPFSKEKYGQTQFGWGGGMEHQTMSFIGNFDPSLLAHELAHQWFGDKITCGTWQDIWLNEGFATYLQGLGRKRIVPSTWASFLTGLSNTITSKPDGSVFCADTTDVGRIFDYRLTYSKGAYVLHMLRWVLGDSVFYSSIRSYISDPGLIYSYAKTDDLKRHLETVSGKDLSDFLINGFMDQVIHPIIWNGTNRIMLLI
- a CDS encoding T9SS type A sorting domain-containing protein, translating into MTIEQTQSDTSVEFFQMPVPVEFSGLNEDTIIVFDHLYPGQTFSFNLNFEIKNIFFDPERWILSAENSVISTRQKNASEYPVLLFPNPAQDHVSVYFSEQGFPVLSARIIDATGRIVKKVNFDFPSSNVDFEISSLAVGFYIIEVETFDRLTNLHFVKSR
- a CDS encoding proprotein convertase P-domain-containing protein; the protein is MKKKPLFHFSEITSKVFLLLFVIVFFLQSKSFSQGSSASLWNVIPESSIENADKREEKPVAYKTYSLDLQAMQSLLQNAPMEGTSNGRISQTVVEIPMPDGKLSRFRVVESPVMEPALGRMYPFIRTFSGQGIDDPTAVARFDYTLFGFHSMIMSANGWYFIEPFILGNTKDYIVYNKKDTRRTDNWICEVDSTFQISGIQNPQQSSVYRTNGASLRTYRLALACTGEYAATYGGTAGGAMSGMVTSVNRVSGVYELEVSIRLVLIANDNLLVYTNAATDPYTNGSGTTMLTENINNINAVIGSANYDIGHVFSTGGGGVAGLGVVCGTSKARGVTGRGSPIGDAFDIDYVAHEMGHQFGGNHTFNSVTGSCGGGNRAASAAYEPGSGTTIMAYAGICGADNIQPNSDAIFHTKSFDEIVIYSTTGTGNTCPVTTANGNTVPTITSAGANYTIPYSTPFKLTGSATDANGDALTYLWEEYDVTATGSAPNSPTGNSPIFRVFVPTTDPTRVFPRMQDIVNNTQTLGELLPTYARTLNFRFTVRDNRLGGGGVNHPDTTVKVTVAVTTAPFAVTAPNTAVTWNTGTVQTVTWQVGGSNLSPVSCANVNILLSTDGGYTYPITLLANTPNDGSQAITVPVVLTSQARVKVEAVGNIFFDISNTNFNIITSNPVVTAIFTTALPSSSICAGGQVNVDFTTDGPANSGNIFTAYLSDNTGDFTNGVSIGTLAGTSAGTISAIIPAGTVLGGNYFIRVVSSNPVVTGSNNGANLIAIAPPAIPGAVSGTATVCQGQSGVVYSVPAIANATGYAWSLPAGASITAGSNTNSITVTFSALAVSGSVTVQGTNAGCSGSVSSPFAVVVNPIPVLSAITGSKTACAGQSSYVYSVTATAGTTGFNWTLPTGATISAGANTNTITVNYASNAVSGTLIVYGSNSCGNSTTVSSFINVVPLPQTPVISAGGPTTFCSGGSVQLSYVPTGNTVYNWRQDGVLIPGATSSTYSATTSGNYDVIADSIKPFSIAPALAIPDFNACANATSSIVVSGYTGTVTSSGISVRINITHTYDADLSLVLIAPNGMILGLANQIGSSGDNFTNTVFSDAGTAQIPATGAPYTGTYKPYTAVFSNTCVTTTATSFASLGGGSINPNGTWSLIAYDLASVDVGTINDWTISFPASLNSPCPKVSATIPVTVNPAPVIVSLSPSSGSVGTPVVISGSGFSGATSVSFNGTNASFVVDNSSQITATVPAGATSGTITVITPCGTAVSPVAFTVTTSPITLNLTVLIEGFYTGGGLMNGVLSPSVCDTVTVKLANAISPYAFAATQKSTVNTSGQGSFVFTGISSGSSYYVVVQHRNSLETWSASPVVFSGSSVNYDFTIALNQAFGSNQILVSPGLYAIRSGDVNQDGIIENADFTSIQNNSQLFTAGYFPGDITGDNLIESADYSLIENNSQLLLMVAHP